From the Paramormyrops kingsleyae isolate MSU_618 chromosome 7, PKINGS_0.4, whole genome shotgun sequence genome, one window contains:
- the paqr3a gene encoding progestin and adipoQ receptor family member 3a isoform X1, giving the protein MPQKILKSAHYIELGSYQYWPVLVPRGIRLYTYEQIPVFLKENPYITDGYRAHLPSSLCIRSLFILSNETVNIWSHLLGFLLFFLLGVYDMSAVLPGAGASREDYVIYSIGLFCFQVCMLCSVGYHLFCCHRSEKTSRRWMALDYAGISIGILGCYVPGVFYAFYCNDYWRQVYLVTVLAMILAVFFAQIHPHYLSQEWHRLRSIMFCSVAGYGVIPAAHWVWLNGGFSAVIVQVFVPRVLVMYLIAAAAFLFYITKVPERYFPGQLNYLGASHQVWHVLVVLMFYWWHQTAVYIMHYRHSEPCPDYPMQG; this is encoded by the exons ATGCCtcaaaagattttaaaaagtgccCATTACATAGAGTTAGGAAGCTACCAGTACTGGCCAGTTCTTGTACCAAGAGGGATCCGGTTGTACACATACGAACAGATTCCAGTCTTCCTGAAAGAAAATCCATACATCACCGATGGGTACAGAGCTCACTTACCCTCCAGTCTGTGTATTAGAAG TCTTTTCATTCTGTCCAACGAGACGGTGAATATTTGGAGCCACCTGCTGGGATTCCTCCTGTTTTTCTTGTTGGGTGTCTATGACATGTCAGCAGTGCTGCCGGGTGCAGGGGCTTCAAGAGAAGATTATGTCATCTACTCCATAGGGCTTTTTTGCTTTCAG GTATGCATGTTGTGCTCAGTGGGCTATCACTTGTTCTGCTGCCATCGCTCAGAGAAAACCAGTCGACGTTGGATGGCTCTTGACTACGCCGGAATCTCCATTGGGATCCTTGGCTGCTATGTTCCGGGGGTCTTCTATGCTTTTTACTGCAATGAT TACTGGCGGCAGGTCTACCTGGTGACCGTGCTAGCCATGATCCTGGCGGTGTTCTTCGCCCAGATCCACCCACACTACCTGTCCCAGGAGTGGCACCGGCTGCGCTCCATCATGTTCTGCTCCGTGGCCGGGTACGGTGTGATCCCCGCCGCCCACTGGGTGTGGCTGAACGGGGGCTTCAGTGCCGTCATCGTACAG GTGTTTGTGCCCCGTGTTCTGGTGATGTACCTGATCGCCGCAGCAGCCTTTCTCTTTTACATCACAAAAGTCCCTGAACGCTACTTCCCAG GGCAGCTGAACTACCTGGGTGCCAGCCATCAAGTGTGGCACGTCTTGGTGGTGTTGATGTTCTACTGGTGGCACCAGACCGCCGTGTACATAATGCACTACCGGCACAGTGAGCCCTGTCCAGACTACCCAATGCAAGGGTAG
- the paqr3a gene encoding progestin and adipoQ receptor family member 3a isoform X2 — MPQKILKSAHYIELGSYQYWPVLVPRGIRLYTYEQIPVFLKENPYITDGYRAHLPSSLCIRSLFILSNETVNIWSHLLGFLLFFLLGVYDMSAVLPGAGASREDYVIYSIGLFCFQVCMLCSVGYHLFCCHRSEKTSRRWMALDYAGISIGILGCYVPGVFYAFYCNDYWRQVYLVTVLAMILAVFFAQIHPHYLSQEWHRLRSIMFCSVAGYGVIPAAHWVWLNGGFSAVIVQVFVPRVLVMYLIAAAAFLFYITKVPERYFPDCIQ, encoded by the exons ATGCCtcaaaagattttaaaaagtgccCATTACATAGAGTTAGGAAGCTACCAGTACTGGCCAGTTCTTGTACCAAGAGGGATCCGGTTGTACACATACGAACAGATTCCAGTCTTCCTGAAAGAAAATCCATACATCACCGATGGGTACAGAGCTCACTTACCCTCCAGTCTGTGTATTAGAAG TCTTTTCATTCTGTCCAACGAGACGGTGAATATTTGGAGCCACCTGCTGGGATTCCTCCTGTTTTTCTTGTTGGGTGTCTATGACATGTCAGCAGTGCTGCCGGGTGCAGGGGCTTCAAGAGAAGATTATGTCATCTACTCCATAGGGCTTTTTTGCTTTCAG GTATGCATGTTGTGCTCAGTGGGCTATCACTTGTTCTGCTGCCATCGCTCAGAGAAAACCAGTCGACGTTGGATGGCTCTTGACTACGCCGGAATCTCCATTGGGATCCTTGGCTGCTATGTTCCGGGGGTCTTCTATGCTTTTTACTGCAATGAT TACTGGCGGCAGGTCTACCTGGTGACCGTGCTAGCCATGATCCTGGCGGTGTTCTTCGCCCAGATCCACCCACACTACCTGTCCCAGGAGTGGCACCGGCTGCGCTCCATCATGTTCTGCTCCGTGGCCGGGTACGGTGTGATCCCCGCCGCCCACTGGGTGTGGCTGAACGGGGGCTTCAGTGCCGTCATCGTACAG GTGTTTGTGCCCCGTGTTCTGGTGATGTACCTGATCGCCGCAGCAGCCTTTCTCTTTTACATCACAAAAGTCCCTGAACGCTACTTCCCAG ACTGCATCCAGTAA